The Dioscorea cayenensis subsp. rotundata cultivar TDr96_F1 chromosome 8, TDr96_F1_v2_PseudoChromosome.rev07_lg8_w22 25.fasta, whole genome shotgun sequence genome segment CTGCTAACACTTGAGTATCGAGACAATGTCCAAAGATGCAATTAATGCTCTATATGTGGATGATAGATTAGAATATTGAACAGACTAGTCAATATTATGTGGAAACCTAAAACGACCAAGAGGATTTCCCGCATTGCTGTGAGAAGTACTCCTTAATGTCAcgggagaaaaagagagaggatTCATATCACCTTGGTTTGTGGTGGATGATGTAGGTGTCTCAGGAGTTGGAGAAGGCTAAGACAAGGAACTTGGCACGAGTGGTATTGTAGGCATAGGTACATTCACTTTTCTCCTCCTTTGGTACACTCTCAGCTCCCCATGAGTCTgattttctcttccttcttctcctgTCACCTCTATTTCAGCCTCTTCTTCCAACTTAATCCTCAGCCGATTCTTCCCTCAAAACAGGACCCGATCCTATCTCTAACTAAATCAGTCTTTCTCCCTCACTTTTCTCCCCCTCTCGCCCTATTTCTCCACAGTTATAGCACCTGCGGGTCTACCCTTGCGCACTTGTCATACATGAGCTCAAGGTAGCCAAAGCTGATCGAGCACTTAGAAGACCACTCGACTCAGAGTATAGCCTCATGCGACTCTCCTCCTGTATCATagttgtcacacccaccccttttaCTGAGGTAAATGCgtcacccatcagttaaaaatccattttaattgaaaaactgACATACCTGAAAACCAAATCATACTTACAAAACACGATTAACAACCTTTAAAAACCTACCGATTCAAATATatgaatacaacaaacataTTTAATCCAATTTGTAGGTATGACcactacaagatcacgacaccaacacATAGAAATGAAAGTGATCCATTGCAACCCCGAACTCAACCCTGACTGGTTCTATACTCTCACAAGCAAACTAATAGGGTCCTGCTCCTACAACTATAACACATTTAAGTTGGTTgatagtggcttaataattttaaataattaaatatagcgtatataaagtatataaatatcaatttctcaaataatgtCCCCACTTTCCCAAATAGCAGAATTTCagcaaaatataatttttaagagcttttaaaacataaattcatcataaatcatcaccaaatcaattttccaagaaaatacaaattttgtTAGAGACTGTCCTCCTTAGAGCGACAactgggcttcgccccctcatcacaatccaaaattacatattaaCACAATTGAACTGTAAAACTAATCTCAAATCACTGGCCTAAAAATACTCCGCGACTTAGTCGCCTTCacgactaggttgagagccatcaaggtattCATAACCCTGATGTTGCCCATTGAGATCCCCGTATGGTGACCACGTATGGTGACCCCGGACTTATATAAAGCCTTACACCTCACTCTTATAAAAATAACCCTGGACTATTTCATAGTTACCTATTAGCCCATAGGCCATTgaaaaacctgaaaatatataaacatacaataaATCTCAACATGATTCTTCAGGAGGCCACCTGCAAATAACCAGAATCAATTCACTGACGTGGCGACTAAAAAATCACAGTCATCTAAACTGAGAAACATCAACAAGTGGGCATGTCATATAAGTCATCCCCGTCAACAAAATAATACCACATCAGCGTCTTCCTTTTTCCTCATCCTTCACCCTCGGCAAAATACAAGCAGAAAATACAATGAGGCTTGCTAAAGTTCATGGAGATGTAACATTTGTCAAGATATGTGAAACCATTGCTGCATATGAGAAAAGCCATGAGATGGCTTACACAAAGGTTGTTGAGAAGCTATTTGATGTTAATTCAGACGTGACGATGGTGTTATTGGTGGAAATAATGACTAAGAGGATAGTCATACCTGCTGTGTTGTTGTTTGATGGGCAAGATGAGAAGCTTTTTTCGCATTACTCCGTCGTTGCAGAGAGGATTGGTGTTTATACTAGTAAGGAGTTTTTTGTGTTAAGGTGGAGGGTTGGAGAGATCACTGGGTTGTCTCCAGAGGGGAGAAGGGCTGAGTAGTATGTGTGTAGGCTTGCTAAGAGGATAAGGAAACTGGAAGAGAGCTCTCACAAGAGGAGTTTGATGACTAAGCGTTCACATACCATGCCTTTGAACTTCCCTTGTTCATCAACCTATTATATTTATGAGAGCTTGGGCGTCTAGGGTCATATATATAGCAATTGCTTTATTGTCGTCTGGTTGTTTTGTGATGCCTTTGTGTTgggattttatttatatatctatttatttattaattgaggCATGTTTTCAGGTTTATAGCTGGTTTACCAGAGACTGGATCTTCAGTCGTTGGTGTTCATCTTTGTAATGGGTTGAGGGTGaaagatgaggaagaagaaagactcTAACATGGCATTATTTTGTTGAGGGGGACTATTTATATGACATGGCTACTTGTTGATGTGTCTCAGTTAAGCTGATTGTGATTTTTCAGTCGCCACGTTAGTGAACTAAATCTGATTGCTCATGGGTGATTGCCcggaaaaacaaaatcaaagatgagtaattgttttgatgcaaattaaaatttagtaaccaaaataaaacaaaacaaaaatttagttACCTCCCAAAAACAAATTAACTCGCCTTGTATGTAAAATTTTGGTGGATAgaaattgaaatttttctttGAAGGAGAAATAAaacagacaaaaaaataaaaggttttttttcCCATGTTAATTCtcctttaatttaatattgtcaaaatgGCCCTAGAcctattttatttgtcaaatgaCCCTAGGGCCATCACATCAATGCCCAGTTAGCACTCATGTGTTAAGAGACTgctaattggttttttttttaattacagtttttttcattttagccttcatctcttttataattattaaatagctcatttatggttttttaacccaattttttttaaaaaaattattattaaaatagaaaatattatttgaaattattattattattattattattattattattattaacctgagaattattaaaatggtaattatattaaattattttattaatattttgattattattagagtggcaATTTTTGaagtataattattttaaattatttttattattattagtaaaataaattattttaaattatttttattgatgatttcaatgatttttttaatttattttaaaaaaaatattattccgCCCTAACTCGTTCTTGCCGAATGGTGGGCCCCAATGATGCTTTGATGTTCGTTGCGGCACGTCGATGTCCCTCTTAGTGGGGTGCGCAGGGGGGTGGGTGTGCATCTCTCCATCGCTTGGGACATGACACACAAGGCTATGACTCGTCTGGGTGGCTACCGGTGAGCCACTCGAACCTCTTTCTCAAGTGTTGAGCGACGTAGTCGCGCTTGCGGCGAAGGCTCCCATCCCTAGGCACCCGGTTTTGTTGGACTCGGTGAAACTTGACCTAAGGGGTTTCATGTGATACCAAGTGATGGGGTGTGGGCGACAAACCGGGATGTTGTCGTCGCCCGAACAGCCCCACCAGCGCCGTCCCTCCATTCCGAGCGCTCCGATCAAAGTCATGGTTTGAACgtgatttcatcaataaaattaattcaaaataattttcactataataatatttaactaagaataataaaaataattttaaataattcctaCTTCAATAATtaccactctaataataatcaaaatatcaataaaataattactattttaataatttcgggttaataataataataataattccaattttaaataatattttctattttaataataattttaaaaaaaattaggttaaaAAAAACCAGGTTGGTGACAGGGTTTGGCTGAAGCTAACTCCTCAAGTCAAGTTTGGAAGAAGTTTCACCGGGATGTGGATTGATCCATGGTCGATTCCCGTAACAGATAAATAGGAATTACTAGTTATACCTCGTagctatttaataattataaaaaagatgacgggttaaaataaaaaaaattataatttaaaaaaaactaataaaaggcCCAGCCAGCACATGGGTGCTGATTGGGCATTGATGTTATAGTTCTAaggttattttgataaataaaatgacTTACGGCCATAGGCGGAATGAGAGAGGGGGCAAGGGTGTGTTTGAGCACCCTCTTGCCCCCATgacaatgtttatatattatatgtataatatatatataatattaaaatattagcaattataattcatttatgtatatttatctctttatttatttatttatttatttattttaaattctaacTCATGttatttaagataaattaaataaaaattataaaattactatattaaaaaaagggaaaattactgttcacccctcgtaattttcaaaacttcccaaaaaccccctcctacttttacacaccccgggcaacccttccgttagtgtttaacttccctattaccccctaccgttcacttcaaatgggtccatattgtgaaatcccatttttggccttgaaaattgtgggaaaggaaagcgccaaatcatcatgttcaacctttttcGAGGGCTTTCGCTTGgttttcgatagacaatgcatagggagttgcattacatcttgttgttctcctcatttctcctcatttgagttgttcgacttcgGCTCTGACGGTTTGCATGAAtcacggtgagaatctcttcgttctatcagtttgaccattcagcaggagtttattatggcagctcatttgtggtagtctgggtgaagtttatcatacccgaaatatataaatcggtttctccaacgtaaaatgaagttgatttccatcggattggtcaagtacacttcatcttcaaatgagtcgtattcgatttttattgtcgaggcggaGCATGTGtcattgtcgtctccgtttgaaaacgagttcatttcgtttagtaaagttcttctcgtttattgTTATctgtttgtatattttaaataatgtttaactatttgttattatccgtttaaatatattactaatatgtttaataattgtcatatccgtttaatacttgtcatctccgtttaacattatctttacatgtataacttttcgacttgggtaagaaaagaaagttttcatgtattgcgtgattgcggaggattctctagaggagggaggtcaggaaacatcctttaagacggggttgatatttatcacttgagacattttgttaccgtttaagaacattacgtcagtgtacaactatgtcgttctgtgtttaactaccaagatcttcgcttaagtcccgaccatgacacattgattaatagtcgttttcatgaatgtgtttgtttaacctttttaatgttgtatgttgtgcaggttcaagttgatgcgcatgttatgcaaacccAGTGTGAAAGCATTCGAATGTACTGGACACTTGTTTcagttatacgagggtcgagtcgtgagtgtccaaagtccttgtaaatgttgtaaatgttgtaaatgttgtgaatgttgtaaatgttttgtaaatgtagTAAActgaatgtttttatttgaatgtgaacttccgaaaatttaaacagagacctagtaaaaaaacaatgtgggaaacaaaaagaacgtcattagtaaacaatagaaaaagttaaacaatacgactgttactctttaaacaatgacaacggtgtttaagaaaatacgtaaagatgtttaattAGTGACCCAGGAgatacccatcttcaacgcgatgtcagtgaaagcattcaatttaaacaataacatatattttaaacagtgaagtcactatatttaaatgttttacgtattatttacatgatatagactttatttaaaccggtaatcgttatgttaaacactatgtgtatctgtttaaacataaaaaacttgactgttaaacagatactcatgtcgagcgatgacaatacgtcttcatcgcgatagtggcatatatttttccttttttgcccttctgatggagggaaaaataccgccaaatcacatcacgtctagtctaacctctatgcactttttggtcttcatcgcgacagtgatatatatatatgcacttttcttGTTTGCCTATATGACTGTTGTTTGTtatttacatcttcttcttcttcttcttcttcttcttcttcttcggcttatttttgttcttcatttcatttgaattgtacgatttggttttcgaccgatatattatggagagtttttgtggtattgctagattcaacggggagggaagagtgctaatgttcacggctcagacttcttgggagttggtgttagctgagatatgtgagcgatggggtctcgaagtttctcttgtcagggttaagttcatcacaccggatggatataaaacggttttgcccaatagaaaaacgatgtcgacttccgacggatgtgtcacgtgcactccatcttcaaatgtgtctgtagttgatcttgtcgtcgagacgtaaaaTGTGTCAttgcgaatcctaatgaaaacgagttttactcgtcagaagttccttctcttttaattgttccagtTGTCTGGGGCCATTAGTGTTTCAATATGTCCGTCActggttaacatattgtactagtcgtttacgttattagttaaccgcttaagtatttaatttaacgtttaaaaaaattgtcattatcacttaaacattatattctccgcttaacatattgatcttttcattcgatcaaGTGTTGGCGAGGAATTTCGATTCCGCGAGTGCTCCAgctcatccccatggtgaccccgacgggcgtgggatgtcttccttcctcgtcgatCATTCTCGAAGtcgtcgttggatattggacaacgttttgacggtgtcgaataTTTCGTGGATGtacttcaaatcatg includes the following:
- the LOC120267187 gene encoding stearoyl-[acyl-carrier-protein] 9-desaturase, chloroplastic-like, with the protein product MRLAKVHGDVTFVKICETIAAYEKSHEMAYTKVVEKLFDVNSDVTMVLLVEIMTKRIVIPAVLLFDGQDEKLFSHYSVVAERIGVYTSKEFFVLRFIAGLPETGSSVVGVHLCNGLRVKDEEEERL